From a region of the Nyctibius grandis isolate bNycGra1 chromosome 10, bNycGra1.pri, whole genome shotgun sequence genome:
- the CAPN6 gene encoding calpain-6: MSSSVQLFRDQKYHELKGQCIQQRRLFEDPEFPASDESLFYQSAPPRKVEWKRPKDLCEDPHLFVNGISSHDLHQGTLGNCWFVAACSCLALRKTLWQRVIPDFNEQEWDPKNPEKYAGIFRFRFWCFGEWTEVVVDDLLPTMDGKLIYCHSNVKNEFWCALLEKAYAKLAGSYEALDGGSAADAIVDFTGAVAESVDLVQGKYGEIISEQMKLFEDLLKVHKRGGLISCSIMASSGGANDVETETGLVIGHAYSVTAIRKLRLGERLIFSFKAEKLFMIRLRNPWGKREWNGAWSDNSEEWKKVSSSECKSLGLTLENDGEFWMTFEDWCKNFTDVDICRIVNTSYFSIHKTWEKKMMHGAWTKNSEPLLNRSGGCFDNKDTFLQNPQYVFDVKKTEDKVLVSLQQEDRRKYKKEGKGDSIPIGFEILKVEDNRSYRLHKLTVQERVATSLYINTRTVFLRRILKQGRYVLIPTTYHPGITTKFILRLFTDVPSKLRELKADKPKMTCWNLLCGYPRRVTQIKIHSAEGLQKQDRSGGADPYVLIKCENQNVCSSVQHDTTSAVFDTQVIFYRKNIDSPIIVQVWNSNILCDQFLGQAVLAASPSDPREQQTLQLRGRGSREAAEVPGHITVKVFSSDDLAEL; this comes from the exons GACCTCTGTGAAGACCCCCACCTGTTTGTGAATGGAATCAGCTCCCACGACTTACACCAAGGCACCCTGGGCAACTGCTGGTTTGTGGCTGCATGCTCCTGCTTGGCTCTGAGGAAGACCCTCTGGCAGCGG GTGATTCCAGACTTTAACGAACAAGAATGGGACCCTAAAAACCCAGAGAAATATGCTGGGATTTTCCGTTTCCGTTTCTGGTGCTTTGGAGAATGGACAGAAGTGGTTGTGGATGATCTGCTGCCAACAATGGACGGGAAGTTGATCTACTGCCATTCCAATGTGAAAAATGAATTCTGGTGTGCGTTATTGGAGAAAGCTTATGCAAA GCTGGCTGGATCTTACGAAGCCCTAGATGGAGGCAGCGCTGCAGATGCAATTGTGGATTTCACTGGAGCAGTGGCAGAGTCTGTTGATTTGGTACAGGGCAAATATGGTGAGATTATCTCTGAGCAGATGAAGCTGTTTGAAGACTTGCTGAAAGTGCATAAAAGAGGCGGGTTGATCAGCTGTTCCATTATG GCTTCCTCTGGCGGTGCCAATGATGTGGAGACAGAGACGGGTCTTGTCATCGGTCATGCCTACTCAGTGACTGCAATTCGGAAGCTGCGCCTTGGAGAAAGGCTCATATTCTCTTTTAAGGCAGAAAAGCTGTTCATGATCAGGCTGAGGAATCcctggggaaaaagagagtgGAACGGCGCCTGGAGTGACAA ttCTGAGGAGTGGAAGAAAGTCAGCAGTTCAGAATGTAAGAGCTTGGGCCTCACTCTTGAGAATGATGGAGAGTTCTG GATGACATTTGAGGACTGGTGTAAGAATTTCACTGATGTGGACATCTGCCGGATTGTGAATACCTCCTACTTCAGTATCCACaagacctgggagaagaaaatgatgcacGGGGCTTGGACAAAGAATTCAGAGCCCCTGCTAAATCGCTCTGGTGGATGCTTTGATAACAAAGACACCTTCCTTCAGAATCCCCAG TACGTCTTTGATGTTAAGAAGACTGAGGACAAAGTGTTGGTCTCCTTACAACAGGAGGATCGCCgaaaatacaagaaagaagggaaaggggacAGCATCCCAATTGGCTTTGAAATACTCAAG GTGGAGGATAACAGAAGCTATCGACTACATAAGCTCACTGTGCAGGAGAGAGTGGCCACATCTCTGTACATCAACACACGCACTGTGTTCTTGAGGAGGATCCTGAAGCAAGGCCGCTACGTCCTTATCCCAACTACGTATCATCCTGGTATCACTACAAAGTTTATCCTGAGGCTCTTCACAGATGTGCCATCAAAACTCAG GGAGCTGAAGGCAGATAAGCCTAAAATGACATGTTGGAATCTTCTTTGTGGCTATCCACGCAGAGTCACCCAAATCAAAATTCACTCTGCAGAGGGCTTACAGAAGCAAGACAGATCAGGCG GAGCAGATCCCTATGTGCTTATCAAGTGTGAGAACCAAAACGTGTGCTCCTCTGTGCAACATGACACGACCAGCGCCGTCTTCGACACACAAGTGATTTTCTACAGAAAGAACATCGACAGTCCTATCATTGTCCAG GTCTGGAACAGCAACATCTTGTGTGACCAGTTCCTCGGACAGGCGGTGCTGGCAGCTTCACCCAGTGACCCCAGAGAACAGCAGACTCTGCAGCTCCGAGGGAGAGGCAGCCGAGAAGCGGCCGAGGTGCCAGGTCACATCACCGTCAAGGTTTTTTCCAGCGATGACCTCGCGGAGCTATGA